The DNA window CACCATCGACGACTCCAAGGCACTCGGCGGCCGCCCGCCCTCGACCGCCGGGGAGCAGCGCCGTGGAAACAAGCCCCCGGACACCGAAATGCCCCGCAGGACCTACGAGCACTGCCTGCTGCACGTGCTGGACGTGATGGACAAGGTGCGCCGGGGCTGCGAGGTGGATTTCTCCAATTCCTACAACGCCGTGGACCAGCTCATGGCGGGCGTGGACGAGAACCCGGCCCACATGACCCTGCTGGCCAAGCTGCGCCACTTCGACGACTACACCTTCCGCCACAGCCTCAACGTCTCGCTGCTCTCCATCATCTTCGCCAAGCACCTGGGCATGGAGGGGGACGACCTGCGCCGCCTGGCTTTCGCCGGGCTCTATCACGACGTGGGCAAGTTCCGCGTGCCCGTGGAGATACTCAACAAGCCTGGCCGCCTCTCGGACAGGGAGTTCACGGTGATGAAGGATCACAGCCGCCTGGGCTTCGAGCTCATGCGCGGCCACCCGGGCACCGACAAGGAGATCCTGCTGGGCATCCTGCACCACCACGAACGCTACGACGGCACGGGCTACCCCCTGCAGGTGGGCCAGGAGGGACGCGACCGCTTCTCGCCCATCATCTCCATCGTGGATATCTTCGACGCCCTGACCAGCCGCCGTTCCTACAAGCTTGCCTCCACACCGCACGACGCGCTCAAGGCCATGTTCTGCTGGCGCAACGAGACCTTCCCCCCGGGCATGCTGGAGAAATTCGTGGAGTGCTTCGGCGTGTACCCGCCCGGGACCTTCGTGCGGCTCACGGACCAGACACACGGCCTG is part of the Fundidesulfovibrio soli genome and encodes:
- a CDS encoding HD-GYP domain-containing protein, yielding MLKVIPLSRLAVGMYVECYGDGSFHNPRRTLREFIHSPEKIEELAREGVASVTIDDSKALGGRPPSTAGEQRRGNKPPDTEMPRRTYEHCLLHVLDVMDKVRRGCEVDFSNSYNAVDQLMAGVDENPAHMTLLAKLRHFDDYTFRHSLNVSLLSIIFAKHLGMEGDDLRRLAFAGLYHDVGKFRVPVEILNKPGRLSDREFTVMKDHSRLGFELMRGHPGTDKEILLGILHHHERYDGTGYPLQVGQEGRDRFSPIISIVDIFDALTSRRSYKLASTPHDALKAMFCWRNETFPPGMLEKFVECFGVYPPGTFVRLTDQTHGLVVEARPESPARPVVKVNFSRRLQPVLPKLVDLSNTPKSAQGGLDIEACLDPGELGLTLERFI